GTTCGGACAACGCTCTCTCACTGGGTTTTCGGTGGCCATGAGAAACCGCCCTCAGCCTTACGACTCGAGACAACAACAACCGATTAACGTGACACGCGCACCCGAGCGCCTACGAGACAACGGGACTTGAGCGCTTGGTttcacgagagagagggggggggcacatCAAGGAATAAGCAGCACTATGGGCTCGCACCTGTTCTGTTTCCCGCGTCCAACAGTCACTGGATGAGCAAAGTCAGCAGGAGGATCGCCAGTACCACAATGGCTGCCGTTTTTTGCATGAAGGAGCGTCGGGCTGCGTtgatgatggcggcggcgttaTGCCACGGAAAGCTCTGTGCTTCCGGGTCACGCAGTACCATGTCGCGACCATAACTCGTCACCAAACGTCGCTCGGCGTTGTTTTCCAGAACTAGCAGCGACGGAATCGAAACGAGTCCGTGCTGCTGGGCCCACTCTCGGCCGATCGTCTGCGCATCCTTGTATTGTAAAGCGAGCCAGTCTCCGTGCGCTTCGTTGAAGTACGTCTTCATCTCATCTGGCGAGCTGTCGCTGGAGATGAAGAGAACCTGAAAGCTGTGGGTTACGTGATGCTTCTCGTAGAACGCCTTTAGCTTTGGCGTGAAGCTGCGGCATGGCGGGCACCAGTGGGCGGAGAAGTAGACAAGCACGTACGTTTTGCCAGCGAGggcttcagcagcggcaacagtGCCTTctttgcgcagcagctcgactGCCGCATTCTCGAAAAGATGCGACATGGCAGCCCGAGGAGAGGTCGCGTGGGGCGGAGCGGCTCagtgaagaaaaaaaaaagcggcaCTACTCGTGTCGAGGAGACATGGTCAGCAccaaaggggggggggcacgaAGCGGCACACAACttggcgagagagagagagactgtTGGGGTGAGAGGTGCACACGGAGACGTGAAGGGTCGTGCGGAAATGCGTGTGGACACACGGAGGACGTGCTACCAAAACAGACGTGGGCGCGCAAGCGCCGCATAACGAGCACTCCCCCCGCAACGTAACAGCGCATATGCCGAATGGCCCTTGGCAATCAAGAACacagcaacacacacgccttGGACGCCTTCCGCAGAGGCTCTTTGTTCATACAGCCCAGAGGACCACGAGTACTGCCTCACCGCGCAATGTGTCGACTTATGTACGAGGGATTTCCGCGGCCTctgagcgacgccgccgtgctTCCCATAAAAAAGCAAAACGGGACAGACGGTCAGAGGTACGAAGGACTTTGCATACCAGGGAGACGGCAAGATCCGCCGAGAAGTGTACGGGTACATGAATGCCAGGGTATCACACAGATGCCACGTCATGATTGCGAGAATGTCCactgcaccaccacagcaaGCCTTCTCGTTGTTTATGCGATTCTTTGAACAGCAAAGCAActggtggagaggggggtggcacACAcctctcagtgcgtggtatctcAGGGCCTGGtacacctcccccccccactcccacaCACTCGGTGGGGCGGCCAAGCACCACCCCCTCTATCCCCTGCCAACGCCGAGCtacttctggtggtgacatgGCCCCTAGTGTCTACGACGTAGCGAGCGCAAGGCGATGTGCCGCCACTGATGCCGGCTGTCAGgtgctggatggcgtggtgCCGGAGTGACCTGTGGCGGTGAACACGCTTgcgccatccatgtgatTAGGCGAGGTGTGAGCATGCCATGAGCGTATCTCACCTGGCCCTCACGCGGCCCACTGGTGCGGGGAGCCCGAGGGCACTCCGAGGGGGACGCACCAGGTGGTCAGAGCTTGAGGCAGGTGCCGCGCTTCGATAACTGAGTCGGCAAATTGCCTTCACTCATGCCTGGAGCTGCTCcacaccacgcgatgggggcctgtgacaggcaggggtggggtggtTGAGCGGAGCTGAGCTCATGTTGTATGGCGGAGAAACGGGCACGCTGAGGGAAAGAGCAGATCGAAGCGACAGGGAGTAATAAAGAAAGCAGAAGAACACATGCTGCAAAGCAAGACGAGGTAGGATCTACGTGAGAGATggcgaaggcgagagaggaggaaggagaagagacCGGAAGTGGCGGtcatgcgcatgtgtgtgcacgcaggcgcacccACAGGAGAGCTCTGGCAGCCCGCAAAGgaaggcgagggggagggggcgatgCTGGCGTTGCCTCGTAAAACCGCCCTACGGTGCACAGAGCAGAAAAGACATTGGACAACAGTGGCACTACAGACTTGTTTgtgggagaaggggagcgaAGAGGCCTCTGTGTATACGCAGACAAGTAGCGGTTACGCGAGGCGGATCTACGGTGCCGGTTAGCCTGCATCTCTTcgattttttcttttccatgctgctgcagacTCCCTTGaccgcctctcctccactcCCGCTGCAGCGTCCTCGAGCTCCGTCAGCGTGAAGGCGATTGAGCCATCGGGAGTTCTCTTGTAAAGCTCCATGTCACCGATTTCCTGTGCCACGCGACCCCTCTCCGACTTGGCACGCTTCGTGGACTCAAGTGTATTACTCAGCTCGTGCTGGCATTGCTGCAGAATGATGTgaaggcgtgcgtgtcggcCCTTTGCCGTTGTGGCAGGctcctcgccatcgccggcgtgtggaggagaggctGTAAGGGGGCACACTGTCACTGCAGCATCGTTGCCACATGCCAACGTCGATTAGACTTCACTGCTCCTTTACTGGACCCGCGCACGTCGGGTGAGGCTCGCTCTTGTAGAGAACCGAAAGTTTGGCAGTCATAGCAGCTGTACTGGAAGTGTTAGTGGCACTCAGCAACGTACGCACAGGACTGCAACCTGACAAGGTGCCCGGCTGAGGGGAGAACGGAAGGGGAGCACGAGGTATCGCTGACAGAACTCGGAGGTGGGATGGCGttgccccccctcctccagcaAGCGTTCTATGCCGCTGCTTTGTTGGTGTTCGTTCTGCTCGCTGCTCAGAGCCGTCGCACGCGCATCTGCCGTaccaaagaaaaaggcaTAACACAGAAGGCGAACGAAAAAAGGGAGACACACCGGGATGACATCGCCATCATCGCCGATGAGGCAACGAGGCACACTCGCTTCGACGGATGAGGAAAGACCctcagagagagggagggcagcTCCAGAGCAGGATGGGGAAGGTGACggtggagaggcggaggggcaaggcccccacctccctcccacgCTATCTCCTTTCCTATGCCCCACTGCCCCCCACACGCAGACGCCCGCAGACGCCGACTCGCAGAGGTGAATGCCCCTGAGAAGTGCACAgccacgcaggcacacaacCGCTCTCAAGTTAAACAGACAAATGCCTACGGAGGCGAAGGGAGCAGAGAAGGGAAAGCCATCGCCACGACggaggggtggcggtgttgttggcgGAAGACAAACAACAGAGAAAGGCGACAACAGTGACACCTGTCTTCGCGGGCAGGGATAGACGCGAATCAcaagagaaaagagagagggtgggggtgggaggagggctgCAGAGGTAGCAGCTGTCGTATCCATGAGAAGGGGAAACACAGGCAAGCACACATAGGCTATAATACTAGTGAGAAGATGCACAAGGGAGACGTGCACGCGGGCAGGCGAGTGAGTgagaacacgcacacgatgctaacacacagacacagacatgTCTTGGTGttgcaacacacacacacacacacgcacaacgaATATCACCGAAAAGACCAGTTGAGAGGCAGGGAGAGGATGCAGAGCGGAGAAGAAGCATGCCGGAGCACAAAGCGTTGCGGCGACAGCTTGATGCTCTCCATCCGAGTAAGCAGCACATCGCACTAAAGACAACCCAGAAAGgaaacagcaaaaaaaagtaGGTAGTGACTgtgaggaaggggaggggaagggccACGCCACGCGCCAATGCAGAAACCCTCACGACTACTCGCACCCACATCAAGGTCATCACAACCTTCGTAAACAAGACTATGAGCAAGGCTTACGCGGACAGAGAAAAGCGGCCACTCTCCCACACCTTTCCTGCGTTGGCGGACATCTTCCTTCATCGGCTCACGGTGGCAATATTGCTTGCAGGTGTCTTTTGTGTAGAGACCTCAGGGaaggagtgggggaggggagcgagACAAAGATCCCACGCTGCTCCCCCTTGCTGACGACGACATGAAGTTCCCTTGACTTACGATGGGGTCATTCGCCAGCGGAGGCAGACGAGGGATGATGGTgagtgctgcagccgcggggtgggtgggaggggggaggagcagAGAAAGAAGAAGCAACAACAGCACAAACAAAGGAGGAAAGGCCTTCGCTAAGCGCATACGGGACCAAAAGACACGAAAGAGGAATGCGCAAGAAGAATGCGGATTTCAGGCGTACGACTCGTCGGCTGCGACGACAGTTCCACTCCTTCGTTTGCCGTTATGTATGGCCGACCTCGTTCCGCCATATCCGCTGGATGAGAccggcgcacgtgcgttCGAACCCATATAccgctttttttcttttttttgcaaCCCTTCGCGGTGTATTCGTGAGGCAGCTCCGATtgagggtgggtgggtggacgAAGGCGGTGCTCCATCGAGAGTAACGCACGCCAACACGTCTCTGCGCACGGATACATGTGCAgcgaagcacacacgcacacacaacgaggggggggcagaagAGGTAACATCATCTCTGTCCCTTCTCTGTGCTGTACTCCTCCATGGAGGCGAATTAGGAGTCGTGcgggggaaaaaaagggaggaaggaGTGGAAGGAAAACGAGAACTCCGCGGAGCCACCGTGCTGCACATGCCTGCACGCGCAGAACCGCCGACACGGGACAACGAGGGCAGCGCTGGGCGGGACAACAGATGAGACGGAAACAAAGGACACAGGAGTCGAAGAGACAGCACGACGGCATCCGAAAGCGCAGTGCATGCGGAcgaacaggaaaaaaaaggtgcaGAGGGagtacacgtgtgtgtgtgttgtgtgcatCGAAcaacacacacccacgcaacCAAGCAGCCGAGGCAAACAGAAGAGCAGAATGATGAGAAGAAATAGACCGGCTGCCTTTCGAGCCTCGAGCATGGCAACGAGTGCGGCAGACTAGCATTAGCGCTAAAAGGCTGAGAGTCGCACTCCACCAAAGAACAAAAACGTCGGCAACGACCAGGGGAgcatgaaaaaaaaaggtgcaGTCGCTGAGCCCACCAACAAGAGCCCCAGGCTCATATGAACAGTATATCTGGTGTCGGCGGGAtcatcccccctctcttcctctcgctGTATGTGTGACCCTCTCAGGTCGGCGCACGCAACATTGGCGTAAAGTCACCGGCAACGAAGACGTTTTGCCTGCCCGATGAATCGCGCGCGTGGGCCAGGCCGCCAGCAGATAAAGCGCCTGGCTCGTTCGACCTTCTGGGATGCTACCCTGAGCCTGATACACCACTGGTTCTCGTGGTCGGTGTAATTGAAGCCGCTGTGTTTGCACGGAGCTCTGGTCTCGCACTTAGAGGGATGGTGAACATGACCGCTGTCTTTCGTGTTCACCGTCTTCTCCGGCTCCTGCCCTCTCGGAACAGCCCGTGGCGTTGACTGGTGATCTCGAAGCTGGCGCTTCTGATGCGTCACAAGTGCTACGGGGCTTCGTGgcttgccgccgcgcaggccCTGCGCCAGGGATGCATCGTGGACGGAGGTCGGTCACACCAGAA
This genomic stretch from Leishmania mexicana MHOM/GT/2001/U1103 complete genome, chromosome 30 harbors:
- a CDS encoding tryparedoxin-like protein: MSHLFENAAVELLRKEGTVAAAEALAGKTYVLVYFSAHWCPPCRSFTPKLKAFYEKHHVTHSFQVLFISSDSSPDEMKTYFNEAHGDWLALQYKDAQTIGREWAQQHGLVSIPSLLVLENNAERRLVTSYGRDMVLRDPEAQSFPWHNAAAIINAARRSFMQKTAAIVVLAILLLTLLIQ